Proteins encoded by one window of Myxococcus fulvus:
- a CDS encoding S8 family serine peptidase — protein MKRWVWLGLLGGAVACTKVPDREPSVTEEVCPGTEELSLPGTARQSLNPLAGEDGAEPVLITFRPRVSASAVSNLDTLTESARRVGAQVHRRFPHLNTIAAKVSPEARAALEKNPDVLRVEPDRVVRAFGMPSPLSPSLLQGVLPNTSGSTGEYTAGLQRVQAPQVWDANNDGVLDDGAPSGTGIKVCIIDSGWDNRHPELAAAYLEGKDLLDGDDEPLDQGRVNGVLKWGGGHGTHTAATIAAQLGAGAHVRPGEEPNGVVGVAPTVSLLVARVLDVNGDGNTSNVIAAMDWCIERGAHIASLSLGSIAPSQTEEAAFKRAFDAGMVAIAATGNRGTEEKSYPAGYESVIAVGAIDANNAWAPFSQYGKDFVSLVAPGVGILSATIVGGAPYGDVDVGGTRFASEPLEYTGVGKYAGRMVYCGLGERVSSCGEGATCDGFVALVDRGGGILFKEKALNAIRAGAKAIVVGNNTSEDGAGNFTLTDPEDFWVPTTSVTLVNANSLKGLVGQNVTVDVSGLDYLRQSGTSMATPHVAGVAALVLGACPKLTHVQVREVLEKTALDLGETGKDIKFGHGLVQAKAAVEEARRLCPPPAP, from the coding sequence ATGAAGCGTTGGGTCTGGCTCGGGTTGCTCGGTGGGGCGGTGGCGTGCACCAAGGTCCCCGACAGGGAGCCCTCGGTCACCGAGGAGGTCTGCCCCGGGACGGAGGAGCTGTCGCTGCCGGGCACCGCGCGTCAGTCGCTCAACCCGCTCGCCGGCGAGGATGGCGCGGAGCCGGTGCTCATCACCTTCCGTCCCCGCGTGTCCGCCAGCGCCGTGTCCAACCTGGACACGCTCACCGAGTCGGCCCGGCGCGTGGGCGCCCAGGTCCACCGCCGCTTCCCCCACCTGAACACCATCGCCGCGAAGGTGTCGCCCGAGGCCCGCGCGGCGCTCGAGAAGAATCCCGACGTGCTGCGCGTGGAGCCCGACCGCGTGGTGCGCGCGTTCGGGATGCCGAGCCCGCTGTCCCCGTCCCTGCTGCAGGGCGTGCTGCCCAACACGAGCGGATCCACGGGCGAGTACACCGCGGGACTGCAGCGCGTGCAGGCGCCCCAGGTCTGGGACGCGAACAACGACGGTGTGCTGGATGACGGCGCGCCCTCGGGCACGGGCATCAAGGTGTGCATCATCGACAGCGGCTGGGACAACCGGCACCCGGAGCTGGCGGCGGCATACCTGGAGGGCAAGGACCTGCTCGACGGAGACGACGAGCCGCTGGACCAGGGGCGCGTGAACGGCGTGCTGAAGTGGGGCGGCGGCCACGGCACGCACACGGCGGCGACCATCGCGGCGCAACTGGGCGCGGGCGCGCACGTGCGGCCCGGCGAGGAGCCCAACGGCGTCGTGGGCGTGGCGCCCACCGTGTCGCTGCTGGTGGCCCGCGTGCTCGACGTCAATGGCGACGGCAACACGTCCAACGTCATCGCGGCCATGGACTGGTGCATCGAGCGCGGCGCGCACATCGCGTCGCTGTCGCTGGGCTCCATCGCGCCCTCGCAGACGGAGGAGGCGGCCTTCAAGCGCGCGTTCGACGCGGGCATGGTGGCCATCGCCGCGACGGGCAACCGGGGCACGGAGGAGAAGTCCTATCCCGCGGGCTACGAGAGCGTCATCGCCGTGGGCGCCATCGACGCGAACAACGCGTGGGCGCCGTTCTCCCAGTACGGCAAGGACTTCGTGTCGCTGGTGGCGCCGGGCGTGGGCATCCTGAGCGCGACCATCGTCGGCGGCGCGCCGTACGGCGACGTGGACGTGGGCGGCACGCGCTTCGCCTCCGAGCCGCTGGAGTACACCGGCGTGGGCAAGTACGCGGGGCGGATGGTGTACTGCGGCCTGGGCGAGCGCGTCTCGTCGTGCGGCGAGGGCGCCACCTGTGACGGCTTCGTCGCGCTGGTGGACCGCGGCGGCGGCATCCTGTTCAAGGAGAAGGCGCTCAACGCCATCCGCGCCGGCGCGAAGGCCATCGTCGTCGGCAACAACACCAGCGAGGACGGGGCGGGCAACTTCACGCTCACCGACCCGGAGGACTTCTGGGTGCCGACGACGTCCGTCACCCTGGTCAACGCCAACTCGCTCAAGGGCCTGGTGGGCCAGAACGTGACGGTGGACGTGTCGGGCCTGGACTACCTGCGCCAGTCGGGCACGTCCATGGCCACGCCGCACGTGGCGGGCGTCGCCGCGCTGGTGCTGGGCGCGTGCCCCAAGCTCACCCATGTCCAGGTGCGCGAGGTGCTGGAGAAGACGGCGTTGGATTTGGGCGAGACGGGCAAGGACATCAAGTTCGGCCACGGCCTGGTGCAGGCCAAGGCCGCGGTGGAAGAGGCCCGGCGCCTCTGCCCGCCTCCCGCGCCGTGA
- the glpD gene encoding glycerol-3-phosphate dehydrogenase produces the protein MRSESVALRQLSAEGDIPPTKPRSERLKALATEEFDLLIIGGGVTGAGSARDAVLRGLKVALVEREDFASGTSSRSSRLIHGGLRYLEHGHLGLVFESSIERRRLLQLAPHLVRPLAFVWPVYAGARVPRWKLNAGLMLYDALSLFRNVKGYQRLNREQLHQSEPGLRTDGLKGGARYYDAATDDARLTLANALGASESGAVVLNHASVQRLDVVDGKARGAIVVDHLTGQQLTVRARAIVNATGPWSDEIRKLDAPGGNAHAVRGSKGVHVAVPRKRLGNHDALTLLSPKDGRVMFVLPADDFTIIGTTETSTRAHPAEVRASETDVAYLLESANAFFPEAHLTREDVVSAWAGIRPLSASGYHGTTDAGSASREHHIDLSPTGVLAISGGKLTTYRVMARDVVDAVEKHLGQPRRKAPTESLPLPGGDIPDLNAELAAARDVVGDAATATHLVRAYGSRWRRVWALTREDASLARPLAPGLPYRAAEAVWGVTHELVHTLSDLLIRRLKVAFETRDLGRGAAQVAAEVMAPRLGWDEAETRRQLDTYASDALRIFGIDSAES, from the coding sequence GTGCGTTCTGAATCCGTAGCGCTCCGCCAGTTGTCCGCAGAGGGGGACATTCCGCCGACGAAGCCTCGCTCCGAGCGGCTGAAGGCCCTCGCCACCGAGGAGTTCGACCTGCTCATCATCGGGGGCGGTGTCACCGGCGCGGGCTCCGCGCGCGATGCCGTCCTGCGCGGACTCAAGGTCGCCCTCGTGGAGCGCGAGGACTTCGCCAGCGGCACGTCCAGCCGCTCGTCCCGCCTCATCCACGGCGGCCTGCGCTACCTCGAACACGGCCACCTGGGCCTCGTCTTCGAGTCCAGCATCGAGCGCCGCCGCCTCCTCCAGCTCGCCCCGCATCTGGTGCGCCCGCTCGCCTTCGTGTGGCCCGTCTACGCCGGCGCCCGCGTGCCCCGCTGGAAGCTCAACGCGGGCCTCATGCTCTACGACGCGCTCTCCCTCTTCCGGAACGTGAAGGGCTACCAGCGCCTCAACCGCGAGCAGCTCCACCAGTCCGAGCCCGGCCTGCGCACCGACGGCCTCAAGGGCGGCGCCCGCTACTACGACGCCGCCACCGACGACGCGCGCCTCACCCTGGCCAACGCGCTCGGAGCCTCCGAGTCCGGCGCCGTCGTCCTCAACCACGCCTCCGTCCAACGCCTCGACGTCGTCGACGGCAAGGCCCGCGGCGCCATCGTCGTGGACCACCTCACCGGTCAGCAGCTCACCGTGCGCGCGCGCGCCATCGTCAACGCCACGGGGCCGTGGAGCGATGAGATCCGCAAGCTCGATGCCCCCGGCGGCAACGCCCACGCCGTGCGCGGCAGCAAGGGCGTGCACGTCGCCGTGCCTCGCAAGCGCCTGGGCAACCACGACGCCCTCACGCTCCTGTCCCCCAAGGACGGCCGCGTGATGTTCGTGCTGCCCGCCGACGACTTCACCATCATCGGCACCACGGAGACCTCCACGCGCGCGCACCCCGCGGAGGTCCGCGCGAGCGAGACGGACGTCGCCTACCTCCTCGAGTCCGCCAACGCCTTCTTCCCCGAGGCGCACCTCACCCGCGAGGACGTGGTGAGCGCCTGGGCCGGCATCCGCCCCCTGTCCGCCAGCGGCTACCACGGCACCACCGACGCGGGCAGCGCCAGCCGCGAGCACCACATCGACCTCAGCCCCACCGGCGTGCTCGCCATCAGCGGCGGCAAGCTCACCACCTACCGCGTCATGGCGCGCGACGTGGTGGACGCGGTGGAGAAGCACCTGGGCCAGCCCCGTCGCAAGGCCCCCACCGAGTCGCTGCCCCTGCCCGGCGGCGACATCCCCGACCTGAACGCCGAGCTCGCCGCCGCGCGCGACGTCGTCGGTGACGCGGCCACCGCCACGCACCTGGTGCGCGCCTACGGCAGCCGCTGGCGCCGCGTCTGGGCGCTCACCCGCGAGGACGCCTCCCTCGCTCGCCCGCTCGCTCCCGGCCTGCCCTACCGCGCCGCGGAGGCCGTGTGGGGTGTCACCCACGAGCTGGTGCACACGCTCTCCGACCTGCTCATCCGTCGACTCAAGGTCGCCTTCGAGACCCGGGACCTCGGTCGCGGCGCCGCCCAGGTGGCCGCCGAGGTCATGGCCCCCCGACTCGGTTGGGACGAGGCCGAGACACGCCGTCAACTCGACACCTACGCCTCCGACGCGCTGCGTATCTTCGGTATCGACAGCGCTGAATCCTGA